CTCATTCGTGTATTCGTGGCATTTATACTCTATTTTTCAACGATTTTGTGAAAACTGCTTTCGTTATAAATATTAAAACGGTTGTCTCTAAGAAATCCCAATAATGTCATGTCAAACTCTTTTGCTAAATCTACGGCCAGACTGGATGGCGCTCCTATTGCTGCAACCACTGAAATTCCTGCCATAGCTGCTTTTTGAATAAGTTCGAAACTGGCTCTTCCACTAAGGACTAAAATTTTATCCTTAAGAGGGAGCTGGCCCGTAAATAAGGCATGGCCAATCAGTTTATCCAAAGCATTATGCCTTCCTACATCTTCCCGAAGCGCAAGAAGCTGCCCTTCAAAATCAAAAATTCCTGATGCATGAATTCCCCCTGTAGCACTGAAGTTATTCTGAAAAGACTGCAAATTGGCAGATAACTGGTATAATACATCAAATAATAGGATTCGTTGTTCTCGTTCGATATTCTGAAAAGTACTTACTGTTTTTATGGATTCAATAGAGCCTTTTCCACACACTCCACAACTGGATGTAGTATAAAAGTTTCTGTCTGCATGATGTAATTGAGGAATAAAATCTTCAGTCAATTCCACTTCAATGATATTTTCTCTATTTCTGGAGCATTCTGCCTGTGGATGATCTATATTTTGAATCTGATGATACCCTGAAATGATTCCTTCTGTAAATAGAAAACCGGCAGCCAATTCGGCATCATTACCGGGAGTTCTCATGGTTACGGATATATTTTTATTGCTCCTTTGCTCTTTTGAGCCATAGGAAATCCGGATCTCCAGCGGTTCTTCTACAGAGATATCGTCTGTGTAAGGAAAAATCTTGTCTTCTTTTACTTTAACAATATCTATTTTCTGTACAGATCTATTTTCTAATGTTTTGGTTTTCATATCTTAATAATCTGCTATAGTAAATATACGAATTTTCGGTGTTCTATTATGGATGAGCAGAAACCCACTCTTCACCATTTTCAAAAATCTCTTTTTTCCATATAGGAACAGTTTTCTTTATCGTATCAATAACGTAACGACAGGCATCAAAAACAGCGTCACGATGTCCATCACTTACCACAATGATTACCGCCGCATCACCAGGAACCAATATTCCGGTACGATGATGAACAACAATATTCCGGACAGCAAACAAGGAAATCGCCTGATCTATCACTTTCTTAATTTCTTTGTTGCCATTGATTGATAACATTCATATTCCAAACGGATAACAGGTTTATTTTGGGTCACATTACGAACGGTTCCTATAAATGTTGCAATCCCACCACTACTCAAATCCTGAGCAAGAGTAAGGCATTCATTGATCTTTAATGGATCATCTGTTATTCTGATATCAATCATTTATTTTTCTTTTTTTGACAAGTATTTTATTTATGGTAAAAACATCATAAATGCACGGATTTACAGGTTTTATCCACCACTCACCGGTGGGATAATCGCTATTTCATCCGTCTTTACAATGATCTGATTGTCTTCGGCATATTCTTCATTAACTGCAATGAAATAGGATTTCAATTTTATGAGTTGAGGAAAATCTGTTTCCAATCTTTTCTTTAATTGGCTGACATTACAACCTTCCTCTACTTCTAATTCTATTAATGATGCTCCGAAAATGTCTTTCGTTATTCCAAAAGCTAATAGGTTAAGTTTCATTTTATTTTTATACTAAGTTTTTACCAATATTTCATAAGGACATTTACTCCTGCCACCAGCACAAGAATTGCTGTCATTCTTTTTATAATCAAAGGATTCCATTTCAGAGACATTCTGGAACCGATCTGCCCACCGATAAAAACAGCCAGGCATAAGCTTAAAATCCTTAAATAATCCATATCTACAGATAGTTTTGACAATTGCCCAACAATACCTGATATAGAGTTCACTAATATAAAAACACTGGAGGTAGCGGCTATTTTTCTTGGAGTATCCCATTTCATCAGGTTCAATAAAGGAGAAAGAAAAATTCCACCGCCGATTCCTACTAATCCGGATAAAAAACCGATCCCACCGCCTAAGACGCTATTTCCTAAGACGGCAGATTTTGATTCCGGTGATACTTTTTCTTCATTTTTAGTTTCAGTTTTAATCCATAATAAAACAGCAGCTATGATAAGAGTAATCCCCAAAATCAGAAAGAATGTTTCCTGACTTATTTTCAGTATTGCCCCCAAATAGGCCATGGGAACGCTTACTAAAGTGATAGGGATCACTTTTTTCCAGTCGACCTGTTTATTTTTGACATAGATATAAACGCCTCCTACCACAACAATTACATTACAGATTAAAGCTGTTAAGCGAATTTCCTGATAAGGGAGACTATACATTGCCAACACCGCCAGATAGCTGGATCCACCCCCAAATCCTACCGATGAGTATACAAAAGCAATTATCAAAAAGAACAGAAAAATCTCCCAATGCCCCATATTATTTTATTGAAGGTTAATTTCATTACAATAATACTCATTTTAAGGCTTGGTTAATGGTAAAAAACATAAAAGTCTCTGCAGTAATTTGTGAAAAAATTGTCATAAATTGTTTCTCTCAAGAATAAGGTGGTGTGGTATCATTATCATTTATTAAATTTGATTCATTAGAAACAGTAAAAATGCCTGCAAACGAAACACAAAAAAACATGAATTCTCAGAATGTCACCGATTATCCTAATAACAACACGTATTTTCTGGTTTGGAATTTCAAACAGGATGCCGATCTTTCTAAAATTAAGTCTGTATTCCAGAGAATCTGTGCTTTGGTCACTAACCTGAATAATTCAGCCCTTGACCGCTTTCCGAACTCTAAAGCAAGCTGTGTCATGGGAATTGGCTACGAGGCCTGGTTACAGCTTGAGTTACCTACTCCACTGCCTAAAGAATTTAAAAAATTTGAAGCCATAACCGGAAGTAAGCATACTGCTGTGAGTACAAGAGGAGATATTCATTTCCATATTCGTTCTGATGAAAAAAGTCTGGCATATGATATGGCGTCTACCATTTCAGATTTCATGACTGAAATTGCAGACTGTATCGTGGAAGTTCAGGGATTTCGTTATTGGGACAGCAGATCCATCTTAGGTTTTGTAGATGGCACGGAAAATCCACATGGAAAAGATCGTGATTTTTTTGCTATTATCGGAGATACTGATCCTGAATACGAAGGCGGGAGTTATCTTTTTGTACAGAAATACATCCATAATATGAATGCCTGGAAGTCTCTTTCAGTCGAAGATCAGGAAAAAGTGATCGGAAGATCAAAGGAACAGGATATTGAAATGGATGATGATGTAAAACCTAAAAACTCCCATATTGCATTAGCAAATGTTGGTGATGATTTTAAAGTGGTGAGAGACAATATGCCTTTCGGAAATGTTTCTACAAATGAAATGGGAACTTATTTTATCTGTTATGCGAGTACATTCAGTACTGTACAAAAAATGCTGACCAATATGTTTATTGGTGATCCTGTAGGCAACTATGACCGAATTCTGGATTTCAGTACTGCCCAGACAGGAACGTTGTTTTTTGTTCCTTCCTCAGACATGCTGGATGAATTTTCTTCGTGAACATCTTTTTGATTTATAAATTAAAAGGATCGATTCGAGATGAATCGATCCTTTTTTATCAGGCTATTTTACCATAACATCATGATCTATTTCATTATTGAATACTATATTTTTCAATTTTTCCTTATTCACATAAACAATATTTCCGTTCTGGACTTTATGTTTCTTTTGCAAAGGTCTTTCATGAACAAAAATAGCCTCTGCCTCAATTAACTGATTTAGTTTACCGGATGAAAGGTTTAAACAGGTTCTGATCACCGTTGATAACCTGAGATTAAATTCAAAAGGACATTTGATTGTAAAGCTCAGTATTTCATCATCAGAAGCAATCATCTGCTCTATCGAAACCTTATCAAACTGAATTTCATAGGCTACGTTATCCAAATCCACTTCAGCGTTATTTTTCTGTCTTGTTTCTCTGGAAAATGCATATTTCCAAGCCAGATCAACATCATTTTGCGAAAGTCGATTAAAAATATCCTTACTAATAGACTCCGTTCTGATTCTGGAAAATAGGGTCATATTATATCGGTGATGACATTTTACACATCGGTAAATTAACCAGATATCAATATTCTTTTTTTGGGCATTCAGCCTGAATTTATCACTGCAATGAAACCTATCGCTGTCACAATGGTTGCATTTCTTTTTCAAAAGGGGGGTATTCTGTGCTTTTACCTCCCAGATATACTCTATACTCATTATAATGGGTGCTTACTATTCTTAGAATTTTTTCACCTATTATTCATACATTACAAAGTGACAACAGAAATAGCCTCTCTATTCTTTATCTGATCAGTACAACTGTCAAAATCGGGAATAGCAGACAACTGCCTATATTGGCAATGCAATTAAATAATAGGGTTAAATGGAAACCTGTTCAGGTAGAGCTACCCGAACGAAAGAATAATTAGCCTATGGTTTATGAAGGCTAATAGTAAGCTATAATAGGTTTAAGAGTTGTTCTCAAAACAAATTGTTTACTTGGTTGAGATAAAAGTAGTTATTTTTTTGGTTTGAAACACAAATTCTTTTACAAATAATACATTTTACATTGTTTCTAATGAAAATACAGCCTCAAAGGGAGATCTGAGGAGCAGTATGAAGAGGAAGATTAAATTTGAAATTAATTTTAAACCCAACGATCAAGAAAAGATTTGGTATTATTTTGTAGCTTAGATAAAGATTTCTAAAAGGGTTGGAATAATTATTAAAATTGTATGCTATGTGGTGGGTCTACGCAATTCTTTCCGCATTTTTTGCTTCACTGACGGCTATTTTTGCCAAGATCGGTATCACAGGAGTGAACTCGAACCTTGCTACAGCGATCAGAAGTGTGATTATCCTATTCGTAGCCTGGGGAATTGTTCTGGCACGAAGTGAATATAAAGGTATTCCTGCCCTTTCCCGCCATAATCTCATTTATCTTGTCGTTTCCGGACTGACCACAGGGCTTTCATGGATCTTTTATTTAAAGCTTTACAAGTTGGTAAGGTAACCCAAGTAGCTCCAGTGGATAAATTAAGTATCGCTTTAACAATTGTTCTTTCTGTACTATTTCTTGGGGAATCTCTTACTTTAAAAACAGCTATTGGTGCTTTATTGATTATTATAGGAACAGTGGTACTGATCTTTGAACAGTGATTGGATTTAGACACAAGGTTTGCAAGAAGAGCATTGAAAATGCTTATTTTTCGTTCGCTAAACCACTTCGTTTAGCAAAAAAATGAACATTAAGACCTTTAAACTTTTATTTGTTATGACTAATCCGCTGTACTTATTCCCATTTCCAATTTAATTCTTCATGATAAGGAATTTTCTGGTCTGTACAGATCGAATGAAAATAGTTTTTTAACTCCATAAGATCGTGAACTTGTGTCTTTGGAAATATTAAATAACTTCCTGTATTGACCTTAATAAAGAAATTTTCCATAGTCTCTGAGACCCATTCAAAATTCGATACTGAATGTTTGGCTTCAAGCTGATTATTTTTCATCAAAATAAATTCTTTATTAAATTCTACTTCAAAAGTATTACTCTCACGGCTTTTATACTGATCTCCCAAAGCTATGGTCGTATAATATCGTTTATAGTAGTGGCTGGCAAATTTGGGATAAATCAAATAAAACAGACCGCCTACAAGAAGTATCGCGCCTCCTAATAACGGCTCAAAAAACATCATTAATAGTCCTATAATGGCAATAACTCCGGCAAAAACATAGCCGCTTATCTTTTTCGACTGTTTCACTTCTTCAGATTTTGAAGCTTCATACAGTAAACTATCCAGCATTATTTTTTCATTAAAGCTCAGTGTCATGGTATTCATAGATAGGTTGATTAGTTTTGTATTCATAGAGATTTCATAAAAGTACTAATCATACAGTTAATAAGCAACTATATTAAAATAATGACTATTATATAATTATTTTTAATAAATTATTTGTTTTTTTTAAACGTTGTTCCGCCTTGTATATCCATCACGACTTCACTCACATTGCCTTTGTCATCAAGATTGAAATTGAAATCAAAGTCAGGATTCATTTGTTGAGGAACGTCTTCCGTAAGTTTTGAAGAGAAAAGGTCATACTGTTTATGCACCAATATAAATTTGAAGGTTGGAAAGATGGCATACAAATCATTCCCTAGTTTTGAAATTTTGAAAGTTCCATATCCTTTATTGGTATATTCACCACTATAAGAATCCAGGTCATGAGTTGGCTTTTTCTTATCATTAACAGCTGTATTTATATTTTTATCCGGTTTAATAATATCATATTGCTCTTTTTCATAAGCATAGGGTTTACCATGATCTAATCCCAACATCCGGATAGAAATCATATTAGCAATGGTATTGGAAAGATCTGAATTATGCTGATTCGACAATACAACAACGCCAAATTTATCTGCAGGAAATACAAGAACACTGGAGGTAAAACCAGATACGCCTCCAGCATGCCAAACCTTATAGTGTCCTTTAAAAATCTGAGTAAACCAGCCATATCCATGCGCAAATAAAAAGTTTTTCTGATCAGCTTTTACAGGCGGTGTACCGTCTATTACAATCTTAGCACTCATTGCATTGTTGGTATAGTCTTTTGAAATGAGCATTGTATTTTCAAAACTTCCGTTATTTAGCCAAAGTCTTATCCAATTTCCCATGTCCATTGCAGAACTGTTAACGGCTGCTCCGGGTTTATCATTATCCGGCTTTTGAAATAGCAATTTTTCAATACTGTTATGATAAAGCCCATAAGGATAAGAAAAGTCTTTCTGTTGTATCATTTCATCTATCGATGTATTGCTATTACTCATTTTCAAAGGGCTCAATATCTTCTCTCTGATCAAATCATCCCAACTTTTACCATTAATCTGTTCTGCAATAGCTCCTAACATAAGATATCCAAAATTGCTATACTTCCAACTGTTCTTAGGCTCCCCATTTTCTTTTAAAAAAGGAAGTCTCTGCATCAGATCTATTCTTTTGGACGCAGGAAAAAAAATATAGCTTCCATCTACACTGCCTAATCCACTTCTATGTTCCAGGAGATCTTCAATGGTAATCAAAGTATTCATTCGATCTGTAGAAAATGTTAACCCTGGAATATATCTGGAAGGCTTATCTTTAAGAGACAGTTTCTTTTCATCCTCCAGCATCCCTATTAAAGCGGATGTAAACGCCTTGGTATTGCTTCCGATACAGAAAATGGTATTGGGAGTTACCGGAAGTTTATTTTCATAATCTCTATATCCGTATCCTTTGGTATACATTATTTTATCATTCTTTACAATCGCTATCGACAGTCCTGCGCCTTTATAATCATTCAAAATTTTAGTGATTTCCGTATCCAATCCTTTCAGATTTTCTTTGACTTCCTGACTCAATAATAAAGGACATAATAATATACTCAGCAGATACATTACTTTTTTCATAGTATTAGTTTTTTTTAAATGATTTGGTTGGTTTTTCTTTTTAAAACTCACTGTAATTTCAAACACCATAAATTTACACTTATTCCACTCACAATAAACCAATTACGCTAAATTATTTTATGGCAAAAACTCATTATTTTTATTGGCACTCCTTTTTAAAGCATTGAAAATTAATCATCAACCAGCTTTTTTATTAATACATTTGTAATCCTATGGATATGAAAAAGATACTTTCATTGCAAACATTACAACTTGCCACATTAGAAAGCCAGGGATTGATACAAACTGCTCCATTCGGAAACGGAAAAGATGCCGCATTGAATGCATTGGAACATCTTGGATACATCCAGATTGATACCTTATCTGTTGTAGAACGAGCTCATCATCATACATTATGGAGCAGAATTCCTGATTTCAAACAGAATATCTGGAAGAACTGGTAGAAGAACGTAAAGTATTTGAGTATTGGTTTCACGCAGCTTCTTATCTCCCAATGCAGGATTTCCGTTATGTACTTCCTCAAATGCTTCACATACAACAAAGTGAGTCACATTATTATAATGCTGATAAAAAAGTGATGGAATATGTGATAGATACCATCCGGGCAGAAGGCCCCAAAATGGCAAGAGATTTTGAGAGTAAAAAAGATAAAACGGGAAGCTGGTGGAACTGGAAACCTGCAAAACTCGCTCTTGAAAGGCTCTTCATGCAGGGAGACCTCATGATAAGCGGACGCAGCGGTATGCAAAAAACATATGACCTTACAGAAAGAGTAATGCCATCATCCATCAACACCACAGCACCTACACCTGTAGAGCTGGCTGAATATCTGGTAAAAACTACTCTTCGTGCTTATGGATTCACTACTTTAAAACAAATTACTCATCTCAGGAAAGGAGATGTATTGAAAAAGAATGTGAATTTGGTATTACAATCCTTGCTTGAAAAGGGCGAAATACAAAAGATTTCTATTGAAGGGCTTCCGTCTGTTTTTGTTCGGAATGATCTATTCGAAAAGTCATTTGAATTAGCAAAACCTGATATCAGATTGCTATCTCCGTTTGACAATGCTGTTATTCACCGTGATCGTATCAAACAAATTTTTGATTTTGACTTCCGACTTGAATGCTACGTTCCCAAGGAAAAAAGGCAA
This is a stretch of genomic DNA from Chryseobacterium tructae. It encodes these proteins:
- the fdhD gene encoding formate dehydrogenase accessory sulfurtransferase FdhD — its product is MKTKTLENRSVQKIDIVKVKEDKIFPYTDDISVEEPLEIRISYGSKEQRSNKNISVTMRTPGNDAELAAGFLFTEGIISGYHQIQNIDHPQAECSRNRENIIEVELTEDFIPQLHHADRNFYTTSSCGVCGKGSIESIKTVSTFQNIEREQRILLFDVLYQLSANLQSFQNNFSATGGIHASGIFDFEGQLLALREDVGRHNALDKLIGHALFTGQLPLKDKILVLSGRASFELIQKAAMAGISVVAAIGAPSSLAVDLAKEFDMTLLGFLRDNRFNIYNESSFHKIVEK
- a CDS encoding MoaD/ThiS family protein, giving the protein MKLNLLAFGITKDIFGASLIELEVEEGCNVSQLKKRLETDFPQLIKLKSYFIAVNEEYAEDNQIIVKTDEIAIIPPVSGG
- a CDS encoding sulfite exporter TauE/SafE family protein, encoding MGHWEIFLFFLIIAFVYSSVGFGGGSSYLAVLAMYSLPYQEIRLTALICNVIVVVGGVYIYVKNKQVDWKKVIPITLVSVPMAYLGAILKISQETFFLILGITLIIAAVLLWIKTETKNEEKVSPESKSAVLGNSVLGGGIGFLSGLVGIGGGIFLSPLLNLMKWDTPRKIAATSSVFILVNSISGIVGQLSKLSVDMDYLRILSLCLAVFIGGQIGSRMSLKWNPLIIKRMTAILVLVAGVNVLMKYW
- a CDS encoding Dyp-type peroxidase, coding for MNSQNVTDYPNNNTYFLVWNFKQDADLSKIKSVFQRICALVTNLNNSALDRFPNSKASCVMGIGYEAWLQLELPTPLPKEFKKFEAITGSKHTAVSTRGDIHFHIRSDEKSLAYDMASTISDFMTEIADCIVEVQGFRYWDSRSILGFVDGTENPHGKDRDFFAIIGDTDPEYEGGSYLFVQKYIHNMNAWKSLSVEDQEKVIGRSKEQDIEMDDDVKPKNSHIALANVGDDFKVVRDNMPFGNVSTNEMGTYFICYASTFSTVQKMLTNMFIGDPVGNYDRILDFSTAQTGTLFFVPSSDMLDEFSS
- a CDS encoding DUF1062 domain-containing protein, translating into MSIEYIWEVKAQNTPLLKKKCNHCDSDRFHCSDKFRLNAQKKNIDIWLIYRCVKCHHRYNMTLFSRIRTESISKDIFNRLSQNDVDLAWKYAFSRETRQKNNAEVDLDNVAYEIQFDKVSIEQMIASDDEILSFTIKCPFEFNLRLSTVIRTCLNLSSGKLNQLIEAEAIFVHERPLQKKHKVQNGNIVYVNKEKLKNIVFNNEIDHDVMVK
- a CDS encoding serine hydrolase, encoding MKKVMYLLSILLCPLLLSQEVKENLKGLDTEITKILNDYKGAGLSIAIVKNDKIMYTKGYGYRDYENKLPVTPNTIFCIGSNTKAFTSALIGMLEDEKKLSLKDKPSRYIPGLTFSTDRMNTLITIEDLLEHRSGLGSVDGSYIFFPASKRIDLMQRLPFLKENGEPKNSWKYSNFGYLMLGAIAEQINGKSWDDLIREKILSPLKMSNSNTSIDEMIQQKDFSYPYGLYHNSIEKLLFQKPDNDKPGAAVNSSAMDMGNWIRLWLNNGSFENTMLISKDYTNNAMSAKIVIDGTPPVKADQKNFLFAHGYGWFTQIFKGHYKVWHAGGVSGFTSSVLVFPADKFGVVVLSNQHNSDLSNTIANMISIRMLGLDHGKPYAYEKEQYDIIKPDKNINTAVNDKKKPTHDLDSYSGEYTNKGYGTFKISKLGNDLYAIFPTFKFILVHKQYDLFSSKLTEDVPQQMNPDFDFNFNLDDKGNVSEVVMDIQGGTTFKKNK
- a CDS encoding winged helix-turn-helix domain-containing protein; this translates as MVEERKVFEYWFHAASYLPMQDFRYVLPQMLHIQQSESHYYNADKKVMEYVIDTIRAEGPKMARDFESKKDKTGSWWNWKPAKLALERLFMQGDLMISGRSGMQKTYDLTERVMPSSINTTAPTPVELAEYLVKTTLRAYGFTTLKQITHLRKGDVLKKNVNLVLQSLLEKGEIQKISIEGLPSVFVRNDLFEKSFELAKPDIRLLSPFDNAVIHRDRIKQIFDFDFRLECYVPKEKRQYGYFCLPILFGNTFIGRVDCKAHRKDKRFELIHLHIENTDIVPELWLSSFVESVKRFASFNGCESLQLTQVSPSRFKKLIDKTLSR